The Chitinophaga sp. H8 genome contains a region encoding:
- a CDS encoding response regulator encodes MQPALLIVDDNKEILEFVDEILGGDYHIIQATNAKQALEILSTTPVQLVISDVMMPETDGFELCKIIKSTPAYRHIPVVLLTAKNTLMSRIEGLETGADAYIDKPFSPRHLKVQIANLIANRNIIRDYFVSVPLLHIATVAENKADEQFLEQLKAIILQHLDNPQLDGEFIADALNISRPTLYRKIKAVSELTIHELINLTRLKKAAELLAEGKYRVFEVSYITGFSSPNHFNRSFFKQFGVSPTGYVKKSGKSGAQ; translated from the coding sequence ATGCAACCAGCCCTGCTGATAGTAGACGACAACAAAGAGATCCTGGAATTTGTGGATGAAATCCTGGGCGGGGATTATCATATTATCCAGGCAACGAATGCTAAACAGGCACTGGAAATACTATCCACTACTCCTGTACAACTGGTGATCAGCGATGTGATGATGCCGGAAACAGATGGATTTGAGCTCTGTAAAATCATCAAGTCGACCCCAGCATACCGTCATATCCCGGTTGTACTACTCACTGCAAAAAACACCTTGATGTCCAGGATAGAGGGACTGGAAACCGGTGCGGATGCTTATATCGACAAACCATTTTCACCACGGCATCTGAAAGTGCAGATTGCTAATCTCATTGCCAACCGGAATATAATCAGGGATTATTTTGTCAGTGTACCTTTGCTACATATTGCAACAGTAGCAGAAAACAAGGCAGATGAACAATTCCTGGAACAGCTGAAGGCTATTATCCTGCAACACCTGGACAATCCTCAGTTGGATGGCGAGTTTATTGCAGACGCGCTTAATATAAGCAGGCCCACGTTATACAGGAAAATCAAAGCAGTATCTGAATTGACTATTCATGAGCTGATTAATTTAACCAGGTTGAAGAAGGCCGCGGAATTGCTTGCTGAAGGAAAGTACCGTGTGTTTGAAGTTTCTTATATAACAGGGTTTAGTTCACCTAACCATTTTAACCGTAGCTTTTTCAAGCAGTTTGGCGTGTCGCCAACAGGATATGTGAAGAAGAGTGGCAAATCCGGAGCGCAATGA
- a CDS encoding SusC/RagA family TonB-linked outer membrane protein produces the protein MKRNLPIPPGWIKMNTAAALFQLIVVAALCLESTAASGKTGNRPSAGIPGSLYRQAKISGIVTDESGTPLPGVAIRIKGATNGSVTDASGKYNISIPDNSATLVFSFIGYTTQEVVAGNRTTLNIRLVAVETSLNAVVVVGYGTQKRERVTTAIASVKSENFVKGAVQDAAQLVRGKVAGLNVITPDANPTNTAQINLRGITTLTSGTSPLVLIDGVPGTLTTVAPEDIESIDVLKDGSAAAIYGTRGTNGVILITTRKVHGETPATVEVNSYVTTQKITKRLNFMNAEEYRQLVAQGKPGAFDYGATTNWLDEITRKPVSQVYNISLRGGSQNTSYIANLNYRNMEGLILRSDNKILYPRIEVTHRMFGGKLRLNANLSGYQQTFFAGTDGDSYRGDVYRNGLTYNPTDPVKDKNGNWTEHTDKTAYANPVSLLMETDGKNQNSNLRTLGTVTYTPVKGLDVMLLGSRDLYNSVRGYYETKRNYSTLRDGRNGYASRGTTRTEENLLELTANYQKQINEHDFTLLGGYSWRETNYQDYWMQNWDFPTDDFSYNNIGAGLALARGEAPERSYQSRNKLIGYFFRLNYSFQNKYLLMASFRREGSSKFGRNNKYGNFPAISAGWNIRNENFLKTSKVISALKLRGGFGITGTEPNDPYMSLNRLNFDTYTLINGEWIQVVNPATNANPDLRWEKKEETNIGVDYGLWNNRITGSLDLYRRVTRDLLMDYSVPTPPYLYNTIRANAASMENKGIEFQVNFAAIDRKTLKWTTSLNYSTNRNKLLSLSDKNFQLAAGYFDAGTTEEPIQQPIARIQIGQPIGNFWGFKSVDIDKNGYWIIEGKDGKPKPIADQQADDKQILGNGLPKHYLNFNNSISYKNFDLNITMRGAFGFQILNTPRMFYAAPVMLTRGNLLKSAYDNIYGKRPLADDQSLNYVSYYIEQGDYWKIDNITIGYNVPLKNTTVKALRVYTSGSNLATFTKYSGVDPEIGVTGLTPGLDDRNRYPATTTFTLGVSFTL, from the coding sequence ATGAAAAGAAACTTACCTATCCCTCCTGGTTGGATTAAAATGAACACTGCTGCCGCACTGTTCCAGCTAATCGTTGTAGCAGCTTTATGCCTGGAAAGCACGGCTGCATCAGGAAAAACAGGAAACAGACCATCTGCCGGTATTCCCGGCAGCCTATACCGCCAGGCGAAAATTTCCGGTATTGTAACAGATGAATCCGGTACACCGCTACCCGGCGTAGCCATACGTATAAAGGGGGCAACCAATGGTAGTGTTACGGATGCCAGTGGCAAATACAACATCAGTATCCCTGACAATTCAGCCACCCTTGTTTTCAGCTTTATTGGCTATACTACACAGGAAGTGGTAGCTGGTAACAGGACCACCCTTAATATACGCCTGGTGGCTGTGGAAACCTCGCTGAACGCAGTCGTGGTAGTTGGTTACGGCACGCAGAAACGGGAACGCGTTACTACCGCTATAGCCAGTGTGAAATCGGAAAATTTCGTAAAAGGCGCCGTACAGGATGCGGCACAGCTGGTACGCGGAAAAGTGGCTGGTCTGAACGTTATCACACCAGATGCCAACCCTACCAATACTGCGCAGATCAACCTGCGTGGTATTACCACCCTTACCTCCGGTACATCTCCACTGGTGCTGATAGATGGTGTGCCTGGTACGCTCACCACCGTGGCACCGGAGGATATCGAGTCAATTGATGTCTTGAAAGATGGATCTGCTGCGGCTATTTATGGTACCAGAGGAACGAATGGCGTGATCCTCATTACTACCAGGAAAGTACATGGTGAAACGCCGGCTACGGTAGAGGTAAACAGCTATGTTACCACCCAAAAGATCACCAAACGGCTCAACTTTATGAATGCAGAAGAGTACCGTCAACTGGTAGCCCAGGGTAAACCCGGCGCATTCGATTATGGGGCCACCACTAACTGGCTGGACGAGATCACCCGTAAACCCGTTTCACAGGTGTATAACATCAGCCTCCGGGGGGGCTCGCAAAATACCAGCTATATAGCTAACCTGAACTACCGTAATATGGAAGGGTTGATCCTGCGTTCAGATAACAAAATCCTGTACCCACGCATTGAGGTTACCCACCGGATGTTTGGTGGCAAGCTGCGGTTGAATGCAAATCTCAGTGGCTATCAACAAACATTTTTTGCCGGTACAGATGGAGATAGTTATCGTGGTGATGTATACCGTAATGGCCTGACCTATAATCCTACCGATCCGGTAAAAGACAAGAATGGCAACTGGACGGAACATACCGATAAAACGGCTTATGCCAACCCCGTGTCTCTGCTCATGGAAACGGATGGAAAGAATCAGAACAGCAATCTGCGGACGCTGGGAACCGTTACTTATACTCCTGTAAAAGGATTGGATGTGATGCTGCTGGGCTCCCGTGATCTTTACAACAGTGTACGTGGTTACTACGAAACTAAACGCAATTACTCTACACTCCGTGATGGGAGAAACGGTTATGCTTCCAGAGGTACTACCCGCACGGAAGAAAACCTGTTGGAACTGACGGCCAACTATCAGAAGCAGATCAATGAACATGATTTTACCCTTCTTGGTGGTTATAGCTGGCGGGAAACCAATTATCAGGATTACTGGATGCAAAACTGGGACTTCCCCACAGACGATTTTTCGTACAACAACATCGGTGCGGGCCTTGCGCTGGCACGCGGAGAGGCGCCTGAAAGATCTTATCAGAGCCGTAATAAACTTATTGGCTATTTTTTTCGCCTGAACTACAGCTTCCAGAATAAATACTTGCTGATGGCTAGCTTCCGGAGGGAAGGTTCTTCCAAATTTGGACGCAATAACAAATATGGTAACTTCCCTGCGATCTCCGCAGGTTGGAATATCAGGAATGAAAATTTTCTGAAAACGTCAAAGGTTATCAGCGCGTTGAAACTGCGTGGTGGCTTCGGGATCACCGGAACCGAACCCAATGATCCCTACATGTCGCTGAATCGCCTTAACTTTGATACCTATACGCTGATTAACGGAGAATGGATACAGGTGGTCAATCCTGCTACCAATGCCAATCCTGACCTGCGTTGGGAGAAGAAGGAAGAAACAAACATCGGGGTGGATTACGGACTGTGGAACAACCGTATCACCGGTTCACTGGACCTCTACCGGCGTGTTACCCGCGATCTGCTAATGGACTACTCCGTACCAACACCGCCGTACCTGTATAATACTATCCGTGCCAATGCTGCCTCTATGGAAAATAAGGGGATCGAGTTTCAGGTGAATTTTGCAGCCATCGACCGGAAAACATTGAAATGGACCACCTCGCTGAACTATTCCACTAACCGGAATAAACTGCTTTCGTTGTCTGATAAAAACTTTCAGCTGGCGGCAGGCTATTTTGATGCAGGTACCACGGAAGAACCCATCCAACAGCCAATTGCACGTATCCAGATCGGACAGCCGATTGGGAATTTCTGGGGTTTTAAATCTGTTGATATCGACAAGAATGGCTACTGGATTATTGAAGGAAAAGATGGTAAACCTAAGCCTATTGCTGATCAGCAGGCAGATGATAAACAGATTCTTGGCAACGGTTTACCCAAACATTACCTGAACTTTAATAACAGTATCAGCTACAAAAATTTTGATCTGAACATCACAATGCGTGGTGCCTTCGGATTCCAGATCCTCAATACCCCCCGCATGTTCTATGCGGCGCCGGTAATGCTTACCCGCGGTAATCTGCTGAAATCTGCATATGATAACATTTACGGAAAGCGCCCGCTGGCTGATGACCAATCGCTCAATTATGTGAGCTATTACATCGAACAGGGAGATTACTGGAAGATCGACAACATTACAATAGGGTATAATGTTCCGCTGAAGAATACCACTGTAAAAGCATTGAGGGTATATACTTCCGGTTCCAACCTGGCCACGTTTACCAAATACTCCGGCGTGGATCCGGAGATAGGGGTTACAGGTCTTACACCAGGACTGGACGACAGGAACCGTTATCCTGCCACCACCACATTTACACTGGGCGTTTCTTTCACCTTATAA
- a CDS encoding RagB/SusD family nutrient uptake outer membrane protein: MKSIKQYILAIAIAPVMWSACNNDLNEIVYSDVTEQSYTYESATAAMGIVYANMRNLFGHTNFYMIQETTSDELVMPANPSGWDDGGIYKRLHLHTWNSENPQLLNMWNALYRGVTNSNRVIAQLESGKVPTPAGVTKESLIAEMKAARAFFYWLICDNFGNAPLVITTTTDLPDKATRKQLYDFIVSELTAAMPSLSAETGKQLYGRFNKWAAKALLANIYLNAQVYTGEAKWQDCLRECNDIISANKYSLEAVYRNVFVTQNENSPEIVFAIPFDENRGGGFFVDMFSWHAALRDKRAMQVTPWGSGAAMGVSQFIDTYDPADKRLTDTWLMGQQFALDGVTPLKGSYDKAGQNLIFTKDLPDGLFTGESEGYRQNKFEVKVGARFDLGNDFPFFRYAQVLMMKAECLMRTGDAGSAAQIVSDVRKRNFSDPAKAVVTAAALTGNTRYRYGYVEKYVMTDRGNTDVVQYGGFMDELGWEFAWEAQRRRDNIRFGIFTKKSWLSHKPQQDGRTVFMIPQAAVNSNPKLQ, translated from the coding sequence ATGAAATCAATCAAACAATATATACTGGCTATTGCCATTGCCCCGGTAATGTGGAGCGCCTGCAACAATGACCTGAACGAAATAGTATATTCGGACGTAACCGAGCAGAGCTATACCTATGAAAGTGCTACTGCAGCCATGGGGATAGTGTATGCGAATATGAGAAACCTGTTTGGACACACTAATTTTTACATGATTCAGGAAACGACTTCTGATGAACTCGTGATGCCGGCAAACCCTTCGGGATGGGACGATGGGGGGATCTATAAAAGGCTGCACCTGCATACCTGGAATTCAGAAAACCCACAATTGCTCAATATGTGGAATGCACTGTACCGCGGTGTAACCAATTCTAACCGGGTAATAGCACAGCTGGAATCCGGTAAAGTGCCTACACCTGCAGGTGTTACGAAGGAGTCGCTTATTGCTGAAATGAAAGCTGCCAGGGCTTTTTTCTACTGGCTGATCTGTGATAATTTCGGCAATGCACCGTTGGTAATTACTACGACTACTGACCTGCCGGATAAAGCAACCCGTAAACAGCTTTATGATTTTATCGTGTCTGAATTAACCGCAGCAATGCCTTCCCTGAGTGCAGAAACAGGAAAGCAGCTATATGGCCGCTTTAATAAATGGGCAGCAAAAGCGTTGTTGGCCAATATCTATCTCAATGCGCAGGTTTACACCGGGGAAGCAAAATGGCAGGACTGCCTGCGTGAATGTAATGATATCATCAGTGCCAATAAATACTCGCTGGAAGCTGTTTACCGTAATGTGTTTGTTACCCAGAATGAAAATTCGCCGGAGATCGTATTTGCCATTCCCTTCGATGAAAATCGCGGCGGCGGTTTTTTTGTAGATATGTTTTCCTGGCATGCTGCCTTGCGTGATAAACGTGCTATGCAGGTAACGCCTTGGGGATCAGGTGCGGCAATGGGGGTATCACAGTTTATCGACACGTATGATCCGGCTGATAAACGGTTGACAGATACCTGGTTGATGGGGCAGCAGTTTGCCCTGGATGGTGTAACACCATTAAAAGGTTCATATGATAAGGCGGGGCAAAATCTTATATTTACGAAAGACCTGCCGGATGGCTTGTTTACCGGGGAATCTGAAGGGTACCGGCAAAATAAATTTGAGGTCAAGGTAGGCGCACGTTTTGACTTAGGCAATGATTTTCCATTCTTTCGTTATGCGCAGGTGCTGATGATGAAAGCCGAATGCCTGATGCGCACCGGCGATGCGGGAAGTGCTGCACAGATCGTATCTGATGTGCGCAAACGCAATTTCAGCGATCCCGCGAAGGCAGTTGTTACAGCTGCAGCGCTGACAGGTAATACCCGTTATCGCTATGGTTACGTAGAAAAATATGTAATGACAGACCGCGGTAATACAGATGTCGTACAATACGGTGGTTTTATGGATGAGCTGGGTTGGGAATTTGCCTGGGAGGCACAACGGCGCAGAGATAATATCCGCTTCGGCATATTCACCAAAAAAAGCTGGCTTTCGCATAAACCGCAGCAGGATGGAAGGACTGTATTTATGATTCCACAGGCAGCGGTTAACTCCAATCCTAAATTACAGTGA
- a CDS encoding beta-L-arabinofuranosidase domain-containing protein: MRLLFMLAVACAGYMLQATAQQKKTGTGTAVGSQTLLRQNPYRELPLGAIRADGWLKEMLLRQKSGATGQLDKLYPQVMGQRNGWLGGDGDQWERGPYWIDGLLPLAYILDDKELIAKTKPWIEWALNSQQPDGYFGPSKDYGPESGVQRDNSHDWWPKMVMLKVLKQYYAATGDQRVIDLMTRYFRYQLKELPAKPLDNWTFWAKYRGGDNLIIVYWLYNITHDAFLLELGDLIHRQTFDYTTAFLERKMLSTQGSIHCVNLAQGIKEPVIYYQHHPEPKYLDAVKTGFADIRQFNGMAHGLYGGDETLHGNNPTQGSEFCTAVEMMFSLESMLEITGQVDFADHLEKIAFNALPAQATDDFMCRQYFQQANQVMATNKMRNFETNHDGTDVCYGLLTGFPCCTANMHQGWPKFTQNLWYATADSGLAALVYSPSEVKTSVADGKTVVVKETTNYPFSEDIRFTLTMEKKSAGVTFPFHLRIPAWCNNATVKINGEIWKQSAGNQIVKINRKWKSGDVVELLLPMHIFRNTWYEGSISVERGPITYGLKIGEEMKLVKNTNPPGSYGGDEFYEVRPTTPWNYGLIRTDDDKMETAYQVKKKDKVNNYPWNLEHAPISITTRAKRIPSWQLYNEMAGPLPFSMTYRFEAAKEEEEITLVPYGCTNLRISQFPVVSK, translated from the coding sequence ATGAGGCTATTATTCATGCTGGCTGTTGCTTGCGCAGGATATATGCTGCAGGCTACAGCCCAGCAAAAAAAGACAGGAACCGGCACAGCCGTTGGCAGTCAGACACTTTTGAGGCAGAACCCTTACCGGGAGCTTCCACTGGGAGCTATCAGGGCTGACGGATGGCTGAAGGAAATGTTATTACGCCAGAAGAGCGGCGCTACAGGTCAGCTTGATAAACTCTATCCCCAGGTGATGGGCCAGCGCAATGGCTGGCTGGGTGGTGATGGTGACCAATGGGAGCGGGGGCCTTACTGGATTGACGGCCTGTTGCCACTTGCTTATATCCTGGATGATAAGGAACTGATCGCCAAAACAAAACCATGGATAGAATGGGCACTCAACAGCCAGCAGCCCGATGGTTACTTTGGTCCATCGAAAGATTATGGCCCCGAGTCCGGGGTACAAAGGGATAACAGCCATGATTGGTGGCCCAAGATGGTGATGTTGAAAGTATTGAAGCAATACTATGCAGCTACCGGTGATCAGCGGGTTATTGACCTCATGACACGCTACTTCCGTTATCAGTTGAAGGAACTGCCCGCAAAACCGCTGGATAACTGGACCTTCTGGGCGAAATATCGTGGCGGCGATAATCTCATAATAGTTTACTGGCTGTATAATATCACCCACGATGCTTTTCTGCTGGAACTGGGAGACCTCATTCACCGGCAAACCTTTGATTATACCACTGCCTTCCTGGAAAGAAAGATGCTGTCTACACAGGGAAGCATTCATTGTGTGAACCTGGCGCAGGGGATCAAGGAGCCGGTTATTTATTATCAGCATCATCCTGAACCGAAATATCTTGATGCGGTGAAAACCGGTTTTGCGGATATCCGCCAGTTCAATGGCATGGCTCATGGACTATATGGGGGAGATGAAACATTGCACGGTAACAACCCGACGCAGGGATCAGAATTTTGTACCGCAGTGGAAATGATGTTTTCCCTGGAGAGTATGCTGGAGATCACCGGCCAGGTAGATTTTGCAGACCATCTGGAGAAGATTGCCTTCAATGCCTTGCCTGCACAGGCTACAGACGATTTTATGTGCCGTCAGTATTTCCAGCAGGCCAACCAGGTGATGGCAACAAATAAAATGCGGAATTTTGAAACCAATCATGATGGTACCGATGTTTGTTATGGCCTGCTTACCGGATTCCCCTGCTGCACGGCCAATATGCATCAGGGCTGGCCGAAATTTACGCAGAACCTGTGGTATGCTACTGCAGACAGTGGCCTGGCTGCCCTGGTATATTCTCCCAGCGAAGTAAAGACCTCCGTAGCTGATGGAAAGACAGTCGTTGTTAAAGAAACAACGAATTATCCTTTCAGTGAAGATATCCGGTTCACGCTTACGATGGAGAAAAAATCTGCTGGTGTAACTTTTCCTTTTCACCTCAGGATACCTGCCTGGTGTAACAATGCAACAGTAAAAATTAATGGCGAAATCTGGAAACAGTCAGCAGGCAACCAGATAGTGAAGATCAACCGCAAATGGAAATCCGGTGATGTAGTAGAGCTGCTGCTGCCTATGCATATCTTCCGGAATACCTGGTATGAAGGCTCCATCTCTGTTGAAAGAGGGCCTATTACCTATGGGCTGAAGATAGGGGAAGAAATGAAGTTGGTAAAAAATACAAACCCGCCAGGGTCTTATGGTGGAGATGAATTTTATGAGGTGCGTCCTACCACGCCATGGAATTACGGCCTGATCCGGACGGATGATGACAAGATGGAAACAGCATACCAGGTGAAGAAGAAGGATAAAGTGAACAACTATCCCTGGAACCTGGAGCATGCACCAATTAGTATCACAACCCGGGCAAAACGTATTCCTTCCTGGCAATTATACAACGAAATGGCCGGACCATTACCATTCAGTATGACCTACAGATTTGAGGCTGCAAAGGAAGAAGAAGAGATTACACTGGTACCATATGGATGTACGAACCTGCGGATATCACAGTTTCCGGTGGTAAGTAAATAA
- a CDS encoding ligand-binding sensor domain-containing protein, whose translation MRYYIILYLLLPWYASIASGQPVYFRHYQVEDGLANNTVFSIFQDSRGFMWFGTKEGLNRFDGVSFKTFDMKQGQQDVKEFVYCISEGIHQTLWMGTRKGLYEFDPRTEKFALLDSTKGGEILDVKSDGKGKIWFTSDLRLYCYDEGKRRLRHYPLESFKIAAICLEKGQPVWACSLNGYLFRYDPEQDTFHCINRTLLPDEQRPNEINRVYSTAAGPLLIGSIGGLTAYDPARNTYRPLLGLPVQQKPVYVRDILPFSENEYWIASESGIYSIDLKTGQTVHMQQQDGDPYAISDNAAYTLFKDKEGGVWCGTYFGGLNYYHSRHSYFKKYFRSSDPHSLSGNAVRELCADGEGHLWIGTEDAGLNRLNMQTGEVTRFSGTETVSSTNIHALLIDGNELWVGTFQQGLDVLDRHTGKRLRHYNAAPTVNGLQSNFIISACRTRTGEMLFGTSHGIYRYQRRTDRFELAKGFPESIYVFCLYEDQAGVIWAGTIGHGLYFYNPKTGATGNFVYDARNPQGLSSNSVSGISEDSEQQLWISTEGGGVCKLDKDRYHFTRFNTDSGLPGNMVYKVLEDKNKQLWISTSRGLARYNPARNSWKIYTQAHGLLTDQFNYSSGYRDSSGTLYFGSVRGLISFNPGFAATNKINPSVYITSFQVQNQELPVGSAMLPRAISFMDTIRLKYDQSSFAIGFAALTYIASDMTPYACQLAGVDKDWIYLPGNRKVYYTDLSPGDYLFSVRTANSEGDWLNEERQLLIRIAPPWWLSSIAYGFYLLLALTLIYAGVSAYHRRQKEKHRRKLALFEQEKEKEIYKAKIEFFTNVAHEIRTPLTLIKGPLEMVIDEAGEQPKIKKSLKSIERNTERLVALTDQLLDFRKTENQDFSLSFVQVNVPRLVQANYHAFTHATQQKSLTFNLELPEKSFYAFVDTEAFHKILSNLISNAVKYAAGKVVIAIAMPSADTFRIAISNDGPLIPWALREKIFEPFFRIAATDQPGSGIGLSLALALTQLHNGTLELQQDAGGMNLFVLSLPIHQQIEFKLNSVQKKTT comes from the coding sequence ATGAGATATTACATCATTTTATACTTATTACTGCCATGGTATGCCAGCATTGCCAGTGGACAACCTGTGTATTTCCGCCATTACCAAGTAGAGGATGGCCTGGCTAACAATACTGTGTTTTCCATTTTCCAGGACTCCAGGGGCTTCATGTGGTTTGGCACCAAGGAAGGGCTTAATCGCTTTGACGGAGTGAGCTTCAAGACATTCGACATGAAGCAGGGGCAACAGGATGTGAAGGAGTTTGTTTATTGCATCAGCGAAGGAATTCACCAGACGCTATGGATGGGCACGCGCAAAGGACTCTATGAATTTGATCCACGCACTGAAAAATTTGCTTTGCTTGACAGTACTAAAGGTGGGGAAATTCTCGATGTTAAATCTGATGGAAAAGGGAAGATATGGTTCACCTCCGACTTGCGATTATATTGTTATGATGAAGGGAAACGCAGGCTGCGTCACTATCCCCTGGAATCGTTTAAAATAGCGGCTATTTGTCTGGAGAAAGGCCAACCGGTGTGGGCCTGTTCCCTGAATGGGTATCTTTTCCGTTATGATCCGGAGCAGGATACCTTCCATTGCATCAACCGCACATTGCTGCCTGATGAACAAAGACCGAATGAAATAAACCGGGTTTACAGTACGGCAGCCGGACCGCTGCTCATCGGTTCCATCGGGGGACTCACCGCTTATGATCCTGCACGCAATACTTACCGGCCATTGCTGGGACTTCCGGTACAACAAAAGCCGGTGTATGTACGGGATATTCTTCCCTTCTCAGAAAATGAATACTGGATTGCTTCGGAATCCGGGATATACAGCATTGATCTCAAAACAGGTCAAACAGTGCATATGCAGCAACAGGATGGCGACCCTTATGCTATTTCTGACAACGCCGCCTATACGCTTTTTAAAGATAAAGAAGGGGGCGTCTGGTGTGGAACCTATTTCGGCGGACTCAACTATTACCACAGCCGTCACAGCTACTTCAAAAAGTATTTTCGCAGCAGTGATCCGCATAGTCTGAGTGGAAACGCTGTCAGGGAATTATGTGCCGATGGGGAAGGTCATCTATGGATAGGGACGGAAGACGCAGGGCTGAACAGGCTCAACATGCAAACTGGGGAAGTAACCCGATTTTCCGGGACTGAAACGGTCTCTTCTACTAATATACATGCTCTTCTCATTGATGGCAATGAGTTATGGGTGGGAACCTTTCAGCAGGGACTTGATGTGCTGGATCGCCATACAGGTAAACGGTTACGGCATTACAATGCCGCCCCCACTGTTAACGGACTGCAATCCAACTTTATCATCTCCGCCTGCAGAACGCGAACCGGGGAGATGCTGTTTGGTACAAGTCATGGTATTTATCGTTATCAGCGCCGCACGGATCGTTTTGAGCTGGCCAAAGGGTTCCCGGAAAGCATTTATGTGTTCTGTCTGTATGAAGACCAGGCAGGTGTCATTTGGGCCGGTACGATCGGACATGGTCTGTATTTTTATAATCCCAAGACAGGAGCCACCGGAAATTTTGTTTATGATGCCCGTAATCCTCAGGGACTAAGCAGTAACAGTGTATCCGGTATTTCGGAGGACAGTGAACAACAGTTATGGATTTCGACAGAAGGTGGTGGCGTATGCAAGTTAGACAAAGACCGGTATCATTTCACCCGGTTTAATACAGACTCCGGTTTACCGGGTAATATGGTATATAAGGTGCTGGAAGATAAAAATAAACAGCTCTGGATCAGCACTTCCAGAGGGCTGGCGCGGTACAATCCGGCCAGGAACAGCTGGAAGATATACACCCAGGCCCATGGCCTGCTCACGGATCAGTTCAACTACAGCTCAGGCTACCGGGATTCCTCCGGCACACTATACTTTGGCAGTGTAAGAGGGCTGATCAGTTTTAATCCAGGTTTTGCAGCAACCAATAAAATAAATCCATCTGTATATATTACCAGTTTCCAGGTGCAGAACCAGGAGCTGCCCGTTGGCAGCGCAATGCTGCCACGCGCTATTTCTTTCATGGATACGATCAGGCTTAAATATGATCAATCATCCTTTGCTATAGGCTTTGCCGCACTTACCTATATTGCGTCGGACATGACGCCCTATGCCTGTCAGCTGGCGGGAGTAGACAAAGACTGGATCTATCTGCCAGGCAACCGTAAAGTTTATTATACTGATCTTTCTCCCGGAGATTACCTCTTCAGCGTAAGGACTGCCAATAGCGAAGGTGACTGGTTAAATGAGGAAAGGCAATTACTGATCCGGATTGCTCCGCCCTGGTGGCTCAGCTCCATTGCTTACGGCTTCTATTTGCTTCTGGCGCTCACCTTAATTTATGCAGGGGTTAGTGCTTATCACCGGCGTCAGAAAGAAAAGCACCGGCGAAAACTTGCGCTTTTCGAGCAGGAAAAGGAAAAAGAAATTTACAAAGCAAAGATTGAATTCTTCACCAATGTAGCCCATGAGATACGTACACCATTAACATTGATCAAAGGGCCGCTGGAAATGGTGATAGATGAAGCAGGCGAGCAGCCAAAGATCAAAAAAAGTTTGAAAAGCATTGAGCGAAATACAGAGCGGCTTGTGGCGCTGACAGACCAGCTGCTTGATTTCCGTAAAACAGAAAACCAGGACTTTTCGCTCAGTTTTGTGCAGGTAAATGTACCCAGACTGGTGCAGGCCAACTATCATGCATTTACGCACGCCACTCAGCAAAAATCATTAACATTTAACCTGGAGCTGCCAGAGAAAAGTTTTTATGCTTTCGTTGATACAGAAGCTTTTCATAAGATCCTCAGCAACCTGATAAGCAATGCGGTAAAATATGCAGCAGGAAAAGTGGTGATAGCGATAGCCATGCCATCTGCGGATACTTTCCGCATAGCCATCAGTAATGATGGCCCATTGATTCCATGGGCACTCCGGGAAAAGATCTTTGAACCTTTCTTCCGTATCGCTGCCACAGATCAGCCTGGATCAGGAATAGGCCTATCACTGGCCCTGGCACTTACCCAACTGCACAATGGTACGCTGGAATTGCAACAGGATGCCGGTGGTATGAATCTCTTTGTACTATCTCTCCCCATACACCAGCAAATAGAATTCAAGCTTAATTCCGTACAAAAAAAAACCACGTGA